Proteins encoded by one window of Actinocorallia herbida:
- the hemW gene encoding radical SAM family heme chaperone HemW codes for MPSTLPEGDPVPADGSLPGSALAGLGGRPFGFYVHVPFCVTRCGYCDFNTYTASELGPGASRDSYADTVIDEIRLARRVLGEAELPVETVFVGGGTPTLLPPGDLGRILAAIDGEFGLAPGAEVTTEANPETVDRAYLDGLRAGGFTRVSYGMQSARPHVLAALDRTHTPARVPRVVEQAREAGFGHVNLDLIYGTPGESDDDWRASLEAALEAGPDHISAYALIVEDGTKLAAQVRRGVLAEPDDDAMADRYLVADELLGKAGMRWYELSNWALPGGECAHNVLYWKGADWWGAGPGAHSHVGGTRWWNVKHPAAYAARLAEGRTPAHAREVLDDETRLVERVLLEIRLREGCPLELLDAAAVAEQEARGLVERVDGHAVLTLQGRLLADAVVRDLT; via the coding sequence ATGCCCTCGACGCTGCCCGAAGGGGACCCCGTACCCGCCGACGGATCGCTGCCCGGATCGGCCCTCGCCGGCCTGGGCGGGCGCCCGTTCGGCTTCTACGTCCATGTCCCGTTCTGCGTGACGCGCTGCGGCTACTGCGACTTCAACACCTACACCGCCTCCGAACTCGGCCCCGGCGCGTCCCGTGACTCCTACGCGGACACGGTGATCGACGAGATCCGGTTGGCCCGGCGCGTCCTGGGCGAGGCCGAGCTGCCGGTGGAGACGGTCTTCGTGGGCGGCGGGACCCCGACCCTGCTGCCGCCGGGCGACCTCGGCCGGATCCTCGCCGCGATCGACGGGGAGTTCGGGCTGGCGCCGGGCGCCGAGGTCACCACCGAGGCCAATCCGGAGACCGTCGACCGCGCCTATCTGGACGGGCTGCGCGCCGGGGGGTTCACCCGGGTCTCCTACGGGATGCAGAGCGCCCGGCCGCACGTCCTGGCGGCGCTGGACCGGACGCACACCCCGGCCCGGGTGCCCCGGGTCGTCGAGCAGGCCAGGGAGGCGGGGTTCGGGCACGTCAACCTCGACCTGATCTACGGGACCCCGGGGGAGTCGGACGACGACTGGCGGGCGTCCCTGGAGGCGGCGCTGGAGGCCGGGCCCGACCACATCTCGGCGTACGCGCTGATCGTCGAGGACGGCACGAAGCTCGCCGCCCAGGTCAGGCGCGGGGTGCTGGCCGAGCCGGACGACGACGCCATGGCCGACCGCTACCTCGTGGCCGACGAGCTGCTCGGCAAGGCCGGGATGCGGTGGTACGAGCTGTCGAACTGGGCGCTGCCCGGCGGCGAGTGCGCCCACAACGTCCTGTACTGGAAGGGCGCCGACTGGTGGGGCGCGGGTCCAGGCGCGCACAGCCATGTGGGCGGCACCCGCTGGTGGAACGTGAAGCATCCCGCCGCGTACGCGGCGCGCCTCGCCGAGGGCCGCACCCCCGCGCACGCCCGCGAGGTGCTCGACGACGAGACCCGGCTCGTGGAGCGGGTCCTGCTGGAGATCCGGCTGCGCGAGGGCTGCCCGCTGGAGCTCCTGGACGCCGCGGCGGTCGCCGAGCAGGAGGCCAGGGGCCTGGTGGAGCGGGTGGACGGCCACGCCGTGCTCACGCTCCAGGGCCGTCTCCTGGCCGACGCGGTCGTGCGCGACCTCACCTGA
- the hrcA gene encoding heat-inducible transcriptional repressor HrcA: protein MLEDRKLAILRAIVEDYVSTNEPVGSKALAERHALGVSPATVRNDMAVLEEQGYITQPHTSAGRIPTDKGYRLFVDRLSTIKPMSSAERRAIETFLAGAYDLDDVVSRTVRLLAQITRQVAVVQYPSLVRSSVRHIELVPMSSRRLLLVVITDTGRVEQRVFETAADINDESVSHLRALLNTCLDGRSFADVPLAVEDLPERVSAEDKPVAAAVLSVLLETLVERNEEKIVFAGAANLAHVDFSQSLRDVLEALEEQVVLMRLLGETGDPATLTVRIGTENQLEGLRSTSVVATGYGMDGQALARLGVLGPTRMDYPGTMGAVRAVARYVGQILAGS, encoded by the coding sequence TTGTTGGAGGATCGTAAGCTGGCCATCCTGCGCGCCATCGTGGAGGACTATGTCTCCACCAACGAACCGGTGGGTTCCAAAGCGCTGGCCGAACGGCACGCCCTCGGCGTCTCCCCGGCGACCGTGCGCAACGACATGGCCGTGCTGGAGGAGCAGGGGTACATCACCCAGCCCCACACCAGCGCGGGCCGGATCCCGACCGACAAGGGCTACCGCCTGTTCGTCGACAGGCTGTCGACGATCAAGCCGATGTCGTCGGCCGAGCGCCGGGCGATCGAGACGTTCCTCGCGGGCGCCTACGACCTCGACGACGTGGTCTCCCGGACCGTCCGCCTGCTCGCGCAGATCACCCGGCAGGTCGCCGTGGTGCAGTACCCCTCGCTGGTGCGCTCGTCGGTCCGGCACATCGAGCTGGTCCCGATGTCGTCCCGGCGGCTGCTGCTCGTGGTGATCACCGACACCGGCCGGGTGGAGCAGCGCGTCTTCGAGACCGCGGCCGACATCAACGACGAGTCGGTGTCCCACCTGCGGGCGCTGCTCAACACCTGCCTGGACGGGCGGTCGTTCGCCGACGTGCCCCTCGCGGTGGAGGACCTGCCCGAACGCGTCTCGGCCGAAGACAAGCCCGTCGCCGCGGCGGTCCTGTCGGTGCTGCTGGAGACCCTGGTCGAACGGAACGAAGAGAAGATCGTCTTCGCGGGCGCGGCGAACCTCGCCCACGTGGACTTCTCGCAGAGCCTCCGGGACGTGCTGGAGGCCCTGGAAGAACAGGTGGTGCTGATGAGACTGCTGGGGGAGACCGGGGATCCGGCTACCCTGACCGTCAGGATCGGCACCGAGAACCAGTTGGAGGGCCTGCGCTCCACCTCCGTGGTCGCCACCGGCTACGGGATGGACGGGCAGGCGCTGGCCCGCCTGGGGGTTCTCGGCCCCACCCGCATGGACTACCCCGGAACGATGGGAGCGGTACGCGCTGTGGCACGTTACGTCGGACAGATCCTGGCGGGCTCGTAG
- a CDS encoding sensor histidine kinase produces MSAGFGGFGLPARPSSRGGGLLVDVLVAAAVAVPVFVPFATAPEVTPLGVVVNLGTVVPLVWRRRAPFAVALVVACFAMAVSLHHRPGQMLQYGALVAIYTLADLGRHRWQRWGFIGALVATIPPGALLVKGNDAGEFMFTLLLPMTAFLLGTLARTARERSEALAERSVRLEREREVEAARAAAEERARIARDMHDVLAHAVSIMVVQAEAGPVVVRSDPDQAERVFDAIADAGRDAMAQLRRTLGVLKEERDRGVRAPQPTIGALPGLVEHVNRTGVRVGLTVEGARREVPADADVAAYRIVQEALTNTVKHAGARTAEVRLRWTDRELEITVTDDGQGQAVGDPGWRRGGEGLIGIRERVIACGGTAEAGPLPDGGFRVLARLPCPAAVTA; encoded by the coding sequence ATGTCGGCTGGTTTCGGTGGTTTCGGTCTGCCCGCGCGGCCGTCGTCGCGCGGAGGCGGGCTCCTGGTGGACGTGCTGGTCGCGGCGGCGGTCGCGGTGCCGGTGTTCGTGCCGTTCGCCACGGCGCCGGAGGTGACGCCGCTCGGCGTGGTGGTCAACCTCGGCACGGTGGTGCCGCTGGTGTGGCGGCGGCGGGCGCCGTTCGCGGTCGCGCTGGTCGTGGCGTGCTTCGCGATGGCGGTGTCGCTGCACCACCGGCCGGGGCAGATGCTGCAGTACGGCGCGCTGGTGGCCATCTACACCCTCGCCGACCTGGGGCGGCACCGCTGGCAGCGCTGGGGGTTCATCGGCGCGCTCGTCGCGACGATCCCGCCGGGCGCGCTGCTCGTCAAGGGCAACGACGCGGGCGAGTTCATGTTCACGCTGCTCCTGCCCATGACCGCGTTCCTGCTCGGCACGCTGGCGCGCACGGCACGGGAGCGGTCGGAGGCGCTGGCGGAGCGCTCGGTGCGGTTGGAGCGCGAACGCGAGGTCGAGGCGGCGCGGGCGGCGGCCGAGGAGCGGGCCCGCATCGCCCGCGACATGCACGACGTGCTCGCGCACGCCGTCAGCATCATGGTCGTCCAGGCCGAGGCGGGCCCCGTGGTGGTCCGGTCCGATCCCGACCAGGCCGAGCGGGTCTTCGACGCGATCGCCGACGCGGGCCGGGACGCGATGGCCCAGCTCCGCCGCACGCTGGGCGTCCTCAAGGAGGAGCGGGACCGCGGGGTACGCGCGCCCCAGCCGACCATCGGCGCGCTGCCGGGCCTGGTCGAGCACGTCAACCGCACCGGGGTCCGGGTGGGGCTCACCGTCGAGGGGGCACGGCGCGAGGTTCCCGCGGACGCCGACGTGGCGGCCTACCGCATCGTGCAGGAGGCGCTCACCAACACGGTGAAGCACGCCGGGGCGCGCACCGCCGAGGTCCGGCTCCGCTGGACCGATCGAGAACTGGAGATCACGGTGACGGACGACGGGCAGGGCCAGGCCGTGGGCGATCCGGGCTGGCGGCGGGGCGGCGAGGGCCTCATCGGCATCCGGGAACGCGTCATCGCCTGCGGCGGCACGGCCGAGGCGGGTCCGCTGCCGGACGGCGGGTTCCGCGTTCTCGCGCGCCTGCCCTGCCCCGCGGCGGTGACGGCGTGA
- a CDS encoding SigE family RNA polymerase sigma factor produces the protein MTETLLAPPPGVAAAWDADQAVTALYGAEYRSLVRLAALLVRDVATAEEVVQDAFVAMHGSWRRLRDPGKALAYLRQSVVNRARSVLRHRAVVEKYAPKGLPDVQSAEHGAIIQLERDAVVRALHGLPPRQREALVLRYYADLSEAEIAAAMGISRGAVKSHTARGMAALRNALEPS, from the coding sequence GTGACCGAGACCCTCCTGGCTCCACCCCCCGGAGTGGCGGCCGCGTGGGACGCCGACCAAGCCGTGACCGCCCTGTACGGGGCCGAGTACCGCTCCCTGGTCCGGCTCGCCGCGCTGCTGGTGCGCGACGTGGCCACGGCCGAAGAGGTCGTCCAGGACGCGTTCGTGGCGATGCACGGGTCCTGGCGGCGGCTGCGCGACCCCGGCAAGGCGCTGGCCTACCTCCGGCAGTCGGTGGTCAACCGCGCCCGCTCGGTGCTGCGGCACCGCGCCGTCGTCGAGAAGTACGCCCCCAAGGGCCTGCCCGACGTGCAGAGCGCCGAGCACGGGGCCATCATTCAACTGGAGCGCGACGCCGTCGTGCGCGCGCTGCACGGGCTCCCGCCCCGGCAGCGCGAAGCCCTGGTGCTGCGCTACTACGCCGACCTTTCCGAAGCCGAGATCGCCGCCGCCATGGGCATCAGCCGCGGCGCGGTGAAGAGCCACACGGCGCGCGGCATGGCCGCGCTCCGCAACGCCCTGGAGCCCTCATGA
- the dnaJ gene encoding molecular chaperone DnaJ: MRDYYAILGVSRNATPDEIKKAYRRLARELHPDVNPDAESQEKFKEVTQAYEVLSDPKKKEMFDLGADPFAPGGGAGGFGGGFGAGFPFSDLMDAVFGQAGTRGPRSRARRGRNATLRVELDLAETAFGTTRELTIDTATVCKVCSGSGAEAGTHPEQCDMCHGRGEIQQVQRSFLGQVMTSRPCPQCGGYGSVIRTPCRECSGEGRVRTQRTIKVKIPAGVEHGTHIQLAGEGEVGPGGGPAGDLFLEIVERQHAIFEREGDDLHCTVQIPMTAAALGSTVTVETLDGAEEVDIRPGTQSGQVIPLYGRGARHLNMSGRGDLMIHVNVETPTKLDPEQEDLLKQLSVLRDEERPPGKFAPGQQGFFSRLRDAFHT; this comes from the coding sequence GTGCGCGATTATTACGCGATTCTCGGGGTGAGCCGCAACGCCACCCCCGACGAGATCAAGAAGGCCTACCGCAGGCTCGCGCGCGAACTCCACCCGGACGTCAATCCCGACGCCGAGAGCCAGGAGAAGTTCAAAGAGGTCACCCAGGCCTACGAGGTCCTGTCGGACCCCAAGAAGAAGGAGATGTTCGACCTCGGCGCCGACCCCTTCGCGCCCGGAGGCGGCGCGGGCGGATTCGGCGGCGGATTCGGTGCCGGCTTCCCCTTCAGCGACCTCATGGACGCGGTCTTCGGCCAGGCCGGGACCCGCGGGCCGCGCTCGCGCGCCCGCCGCGGCCGCAACGCCACGCTGCGGGTCGAGCTCGACCTCGCCGAGACGGCGTTCGGCACCACCCGCGAGCTGACCATCGACACCGCGACCGTCTGCAAGGTGTGCAGCGGCAGCGGCGCCGAGGCCGGCACCCACCCCGAGCAGTGCGACATGTGCCACGGCCGGGGCGAGATCCAGCAGGTGCAGCGCAGCTTCCTCGGCCAGGTCATGACCTCCCGCCCCTGCCCCCAGTGCGGCGGCTACGGCTCGGTCATCCGCACCCCGTGCCGCGAGTGCTCCGGCGAGGGCCGGGTGCGCACCCAACGGACGATCAAGGTCAAGATCCCCGCAGGCGTCGAGCACGGCACCCACATCCAGCTCGCCGGGGAGGGCGAGGTCGGCCCCGGCGGCGGCCCCGCCGGCGACCTCTTCCTGGAGATCGTCGAGCGTCAGCACGCGATCTTCGAGCGCGAGGGCGACGACCTGCACTGCACCGTCCAGATCCCGATGACGGCCGCCGCGCTCGGCAGCACGGTCACCGTGGAGACCCTGGACGGCGCCGAGGAGGTCGACATCCGGCCCGGCACCCAGTCCGGCCAGGTCATCCCCCTGTACGGGCGGGGCGCCCGGCACCTCAACATGAGCGGCCGCGGCGACCTGATGATCCACGTCAACGTGGAGACCCCGACCAAGCTCGACCCGGAGCAGGAGGACCTGCTCAAGCAGCTGTCCGTCCTGCGCGACGAGGAGCGGCCCCCCGGCAAGTTCGCCCCCGGCCAGCAGGGGTTCTTCTCCCGCCTGAGGGACGCCTTCCACACTTGA
- a CDS encoding response regulator, with amino-acid sequence MIRVVLVDDQELVRSGFAMILNAQPDIAVVGEAGDGTEAIAAVRALDPDVVLLDIRMPGLDGIEAAKAVCGETRTRAIMLTTFDQDDYVYDALYAGASGFLGKDVRRDDLVHAVRVVAAGEALLAPGITRRLISDIARHRPREGTTPSDRLSVLTERERETLRLLGRGLSNAEIAAAMVVSEHTVKTHVSNVLAKLGIRDRVQAVIAAYETRLIEPS; translated from the coding sequence GTGATCCGGGTGGTGCTCGTCGATGATCAGGAACTCGTCCGCAGCGGTTTCGCGATGATCCTGAACGCCCAGCCCGACATCGCGGTGGTGGGCGAGGCGGGCGACGGCACCGAGGCGATCGCCGCCGTGCGCGCGCTCGACCCCGACGTCGTGCTGCTCGACATCCGCATGCCGGGCCTGGACGGCATCGAGGCCGCGAAGGCGGTGTGCGGCGAGACCCGCACCCGCGCGATCATGCTCACCACGTTCGACCAGGACGACTACGTCTACGACGCCCTCTACGCGGGCGCGAGCGGGTTCCTGGGCAAGGACGTGCGCCGCGACGACCTCGTGCACGCGGTCCGGGTGGTGGCCGCGGGGGAGGCGCTGCTCGCACCCGGCATCACGCGTCGGCTCATCTCCGACATCGCGCGTCACCGGCCGCGCGAGGGCACGACGCCCTCAGACCGCCTGTCGGTGCTGACCGAACGGGAGCGCGAGACCCTGCGCCTGCTCGGCCGCGGCCTGTCGAACGCGGAGATCGCGGCGGCCATGGTCGTCAGCGAGCACACCGTGAAGACCCACGTGAGCAACGTCCTGGCCAAACTCGGCATCCGCGACCGCGTCCAGGCCGTGATCGCCGCCTACGAGACCCGCCTGATCGAGCCTTCCTGA
- a CDS encoding 16S rRNA (uracil(1498)-N(3))-methyltransferase, with product MSAPVFVVESAVLADGRIVVEGAEGRHAATVKRLREGEEVVLTDGAGLVVRGVVAGVGRERLEVEAVERRVEPEPTPRITVVQALPKGERGELAVEVMTEAGVDVIVPWAASRSITQWRPERREKSLARWRNAAREAAKQSRRARFPEVADLETTARVAARLAAAPLALVLHEEAAEPLSRVPLGAPEIVLVVGPEGGISPEELTAFTASGARPVLLGPTVLRTSTAGVAAAAVLLSRTGRW from the coding sequence GTGAGTGCTCCGGTTTTCGTGGTGGAGTCCGCCGTGCTGGCGGACGGCAGGATCGTGGTCGAGGGGGCCGAGGGGCGGCACGCGGCCACGGTGAAGCGGTTGCGGGAGGGCGAGGAGGTGGTGCTGACGGACGGTGCGGGGCTCGTGGTGCGCGGGGTCGTCGCCGGGGTCGGGCGCGAAAGGCTTGAGGTGGAGGCGGTCGAGCGGAGGGTGGAGCCGGAGCCCACGCCGCGGATCACCGTGGTGCAGGCGCTGCCGAAGGGCGAGCGGGGAGAACTCGCGGTGGAGGTGATGACGGAGGCGGGGGTCGATGTGATCGTGCCGTGGGCGGCCAGCCGCTCGATCACCCAGTGGCGTCCGGAACGCCGCGAGAAGTCCCTCGCGCGCTGGCGCAACGCCGCCCGCGAGGCCGCCAAGCAGTCCCGCCGCGCCCGCTTCCCAGAGGTCGCCGACCTGGAGACCACCGCCCGGGTCGCCGCCCGCCTGGCGGCCGCGCCCCTGGCCCTGGTCCTGCACGAGGAGGCCGCCGAGCCGCTCAGCCGGGTCCCCCTGGGCGCCCCGGAGATCGTCCTGGTCGTCGGCCCCGAAGGCGGCATCAGCCCAGAGGAACTCACCGCCTTCACCGCCTCCGGCGCCCGTCCCGTCCTGCTCGGCCCGACCGTCCTGCGCACCTCGACGGCCGGCGTCGCCGCCGCCGCCGTCCTCCTGTCCCGCACCGGCCGCTGGTAG
- a CDS encoding Uma2 family endonuclease codes for MGHTLLHQILVADLVAPVMFAEYGDMATATEAAARLGDGTWVPSDLMVYCAGQRRESFVDGPPLLAVEVASEASRASDLGVKKALYEAAGVPCYWVVDIAGENARVHVFELTDDGYREVAVVGPGDTVRLTEPFKIEIRPEALFRGLPPWRAPVEGAHMARHNGPDLPAADEAFGIDSFLRRWPTGVEKVELHNGSPVFYGRWDERDVAIAQRAYPGRVIRLDQVPGRPGTMTVLPAAATTAPQAAVRLD; via the coding sequence GTGGGTCACACACTCTTGCACCAGATACTCGTCGCGGATCTCGTCGCTCCGGTGATGTTCGCCGAATACGGCGACATGGCGACGGCGACGGAAGCCGCCGCGCGGCTCGGTGACGGCACCTGGGTGCCGTCGGACCTCATGGTCTACTGCGCCGGCCAGCGGCGGGAGAGTTTTGTGGACGGCCCCCCGCTGCTGGCCGTCGAGGTCGCCTCGGAGGCGTCCCGGGCCAGCGATCTCGGCGTGAAGAAGGCCCTGTACGAGGCCGCCGGGGTCCCGTGCTACTGGGTCGTCGACATCGCCGGGGAGAACGCGCGGGTCCATGTCTTCGAGCTGACCGACGACGGCTACCGCGAGGTGGCCGTCGTCGGCCCTGGCGACACGGTGCGGCTCACCGAACCATTCAAGATCGAGATCAGGCCGGAGGCGCTGTTCCGGGGGCTTCCGCCCTGGCGCGCCCCGGTGGAGGGAGCGCACATGGCCCGTCACAACGGTCCCGACCTGCCCGCGGCCGACGAGGCGTTCGGCATCGACTCCTTCCTGCGCCGCTGGCCGACCGGCGTGGAGAAGGTGGAACTGCACAACGGCAGCCCCGTCTTCTACGGCCGCTGGGACGAGCGGGACGTCGCGATCGCCCAGCGCGCTTATCCGGGCCGGGTGATCCGCCTCGACCAGGTGCCGGGCCGCCCCGGCACGATGACGGTCCTGCCCGCGGCCGCCACGACCGCCCCGCAGGCCGCCGTCAGACTCGACTGA
- a CDS encoding DUF3097 domain-containing protein, whose translation MRSKDYGEDVLAGNWRLPRKGTIPEIPAERDLVVEDPDSGFCGAVVACGKDEVTLEDRFGKRRVFPLDPAGFLLDGRPVTLVRPVPRLTGPARSASGSIAVQGHRARVARESRIYVEGVHDAELVEKIWGHDLRVEGVAVEYLEGIDQLPLIVEEFEPGPGRRLGVLVDHLVPGSKESRIAARIDDPDVLVCGHPYIDVWEAVKPASVGIRAWPVVPKGFDWKEGVCARLGWPGDTRAAWRRILGSVRTFADLEPELLGRVEELIDFVTAPEE comes from the coding sequence GTGCGCAGCAAGGACTATGGAGAAGACGTCCTCGCCGGGAACTGGCGGCTCCCCCGCAAGGGCACCATCCCCGAGATCCCCGCCGAGCGCGACCTCGTCGTGGAGGACCCCGACAGCGGGTTCTGCGGCGCGGTCGTCGCCTGCGGCAAGGACGAGGTCACCCTGGAGGACCGCTTCGGCAAACGCCGCGTCTTCCCCCTCGACCCCGCCGGGTTCCTGCTGGACGGCAGGCCCGTCACCCTCGTGCGGCCGGTCCCCCGCCTGACGGGTCCGGCGCGCAGCGCGTCGGGGTCGATCGCCGTCCAGGGCCACCGGGCCCGGGTGGCCAGGGAGAGCCGGATCTACGTCGAAGGCGTGCACGACGCGGAGCTCGTGGAGAAGATCTGGGGCCACGACCTGCGCGTCGAGGGCGTCGCCGTGGAGTACCTGGAGGGGATCGACCAGCTCCCCCTCATCGTCGAGGAGTTCGAGCCGGGGCCGGGCCGAAGACTCGGCGTCCTGGTCGACCACCTCGTGCCGGGCTCGAAGGAGTCCCGGATCGCCGCCCGGATCGACGACCCCGACGTGCTCGTGTGCGGGCACCCCTACATCGACGTCTGGGAGGCGGTGAAACCCGCCTCCGTGGGCATCCGGGCCTGGCCCGTGGTGCCCAAGGGCTTCGACTGGAAGGAAGGGGTCTGCGCCCGGCTCGGCTGGCCCGGGGACACCCGGGCGGCCTGGCGGCGGATTCTCGGATCGGTACGGACTTTCGCCGATCTGGAACCGGAGCTGCTCGGGCGCGTCGAAGAGTTGATCGACTTCGTCACCGCTCCCGAGGAGTGA
- a CDS encoding histidine triad nucleotide-binding protein encodes MDCLFCKIISGEVPAQVVRETEQTLAFRDINPQAPVHVLVIPKLHVPDFASLAEHPEALAALAAEAAKVADAEGVAKSGYRVVFNTGSGAGQTVFHAHAHVLGGRGLNWPPG; translated from the coding sequence GTGGACTGTCTTTTCTGCAAGATCATTTCGGGTGAGGTGCCCGCGCAGGTGGTCCGGGAGACCGAGCAGACGCTCGCCTTCCGCGACATCAACCCCCAGGCGCCGGTGCACGTGCTGGTGATCCCGAAGCTGCACGTGCCCGATTTCGCCTCGCTGGCCGAGCACCCCGAGGCGCTCGCGGCGCTGGCCGCGGAGGCGGCGAAGGTCGCCGACGCCGAGGGCGTCGCGAAGTCCGGCTACCGGGTGGTGTTCAACACCGGTTCGGGCGCCGGCCAGACCGTGTTCCACGCGCACGCCCACGTGCTGGGCGGCCGCGGGCTGAACTGGCCTCCCGGATAG
- a CDS encoding cupin, with amino-acid sequence MTTDLRVLSDEHLTKAKADKNGRSAHLFVHDGPLRQALIALTEGAELEEHVAPPAASIQVLSGSVRITAESGDVELAEGGVHAIPHERHGLTALSDAVLVLTTVTGITTP; translated from the coding sequence ATGACAACTGATCTCCGGGTGCTCAGCGACGAGCACCTGACCAAGGCCAAAGCCGACAAGAACGGCCGCAGCGCCCATCTGTTCGTGCACGACGGCCCCCTGCGCCAGGCCCTGATCGCGCTCACCGAGGGCGCCGAGCTGGAGGAGCACGTGGCGCCTCCCGCCGCGAGCATCCAGGTGCTGTCCGGCAGCGTGCGGATCACGGCCGAGAGCGGCGACGTCGAACTCGCCGAGGGCGGGGTGCACGCGATCCCGCACGAGCGACACGGACTGACCGCGCTGAGCGACGCGGTCCTGGTCCTGACGACGGTGACCGGCATCACGACCCCGTGA
- a CDS encoding DUF4870 domain-containing protein gives MARRNRPQPTPTVRLPEGFAAGYAGGPTTPDERQWALTAYIGQFVLWVLPPLYIYLTKKRRSAYARHHGRQALNLALTTGIGVGAALWISQWLPAAQWVAAGWVVLSLGLVVYSATRVNKGAWHRLPALVAWPIFKDRPPRG, from the coding sequence ATGGCACGCCGCAACCGCCCCCAGCCCACCCCGACCGTCCGCCTGCCCGAGGGCTTCGCCGCGGGGTACGCGGGCGGGCCGACCACGCCGGACGAGCGCCAGTGGGCGCTGACCGCCTATATCGGCCAGTTCGTCCTGTGGGTGCTGCCCCCGCTGTACATCTACCTGACCAAGAAGCGCCGCTCGGCCTACGCGCGCCACCACGGCCGCCAGGCACTCAACCTCGCCCTGACCACCGGGATCGGCGTGGGGGCGGCGCTCTGGATCAGCCAGTGGCTCCCCGCCGCCCAATGGGTCGCCGCGGGCTGGGTCGTGCTGTCGCTCGGCCTCGTCGTCTACAGCGCGACCCGCGTCAACAAGGGCGCCTGGCACCGGCTGCCCGCGCTCGTCGCCTGGCCGATCTTCAAGGACCGGCCGCCGCGCGGATAG
- a CDS encoding MBL fold metallo-hydrolase — MSWEEVADRCFRRSHGRFEVNVGVVTGRLGTVLIDTGASLGEGVQLREELRELGVGEPVAVVNTHGHFDHCFGNGAFTGLFWGHTGLPEYLRREVWITMAADDPDWARAVTGTVVPPITQTFSGTALIDLGDRLVELHHLGRGHTGHDIVVQVPDCGVLFAGDLVEESGPPAYGGDSHPLDWPITLTRLLELHPEKIVPGHGTPVGREFAVRQRDSVAAVAHGVRETFDQGLDPVQALTAHDWPYDPLRLLQAVRRGHRQLSHPLE, encoded by the coding sequence ATGTCCTGGGAAGAGGTCGCCGACCGCTGCTTCCGCCGCAGCCACGGCAGGTTCGAGGTCAATGTCGGGGTGGTCACGGGGCGGCTCGGGACCGTCCTGATCGACACCGGAGCCTCCCTCGGCGAGGGCGTCCAGCTGCGGGAGGAACTTCGCGAACTGGGCGTCGGCGAGCCCGTCGCGGTGGTCAACACGCACGGCCACTTCGACCACTGCTTCGGCAACGGGGCCTTCACCGGCCTGTTCTGGGGGCACACCGGGCTGCCGGAGTACCTGCGCCGGGAGGTCTGGATCACCATGGCCGCCGACGACCCCGACTGGGCCCGCGCCGTGACGGGCACCGTCGTCCCCCCGATCACCCAGACGTTCTCCGGCACCGCCCTCATCGATCTCGGCGACCGCCTCGTGGAGCTCCACCACCTCGGCCGGGGCCACACCGGGCACGACATCGTGGTCCAGGTGCCCGACTGCGGGGTGCTGTTCGCCGGCGACCTCGTCGAGGAGTCCGGACCCCCGGCCTACGGCGGCGACAGCCACCCCCTGGACTGGCCGATCACCCTGACGCGGCTGCTGGAGCTGCACCCGGAGAAGATCGTCCCGGGGCACGGCACGCCGGTCGGGCGGGAGTTCGCGGTACGGCAGCGCGATTCCGTGGCGGCCGTGGCCCACGGCGTCCGTGAGACGTTCGACCAGGGCCTCGACCCTGTGCAGGCGCTCACGGCCCACGACTGGCCCTACGACCCGCTGCGGCTCCTCCAGGCGGTCCGGCGGGGGCACCGGCAGCTGTCCCACCCTCTGGAGTGA